From the Leptospira inadai serovar Lyme str. 10 genome, the window TTATCTTACTGACTTTTTCTATTTGCTTCAACCGAGTCTCGAATTTCTCTAAATCCCCCATATCATCGGAATTCGCATTGGCCTTTATCTTTGTTCCATCGATTGAAACCGTTTCAAAATCTATATAACCGCTTTCATAACCGAGAAATACCGTTTGAGAGAATAAGTCCTCAATTTCATTTTTGTGGGTCTTTCTAAACTTTGAAATAAACGTATGATCTAACTCTTCTCCATCCAATAGATAAATCAATTCGGCTCTCAGTTTTGAAAGTCTACAAAGTTCTCTCATCGAGAGGTTGCCTATTAGTATCGAATAAAAAAGGGCCGAAATTACTTTCTTGGGCGAGATCGCGGGTCGCCCTGTTTCATCATTCTGGTAATTCTTCTCGAAATCCTCAAAATCTAAGCGATCGATGACTTTCTTAAAGCTATGAATAGGATGTCCTTCTCCAAATAACTCCTGAAAGTTTAAAACATACATCCGCAGCTGTTTAGGGTCCGTATTCTTGAACTTTGCCATTCGGCAAATCTAGTACATTCGTAAAATTTGCACCTCTTTTTCAACAGACTCTTGGGGCTACATCGTGGGAATGGGGCAGTGGATTGAATTTTTGTTTGCGCCGCCGGCTATTGCGGCGGCCATAGGGGCTTATTTTTCATTCTTTTTACCGGGAGTTTCTCCTACTCCGATTGCGATCGGGATCTATATTATTTTTACGATATTAAATATTTGCGGAGTGAAAGCCGCAGCTAGTTTCGAACTGGGGATCACGATTTTCGCAGTGGGGGAACTCCTGCTTTTTTCGGCCCTCACCTTGCCTCATTTTTCCTGGGAGAAATTCGCCCTGAATCCTTTGCCGAACGGTTGGGTGGGAGTTCCCGCTTCCCTGCCCTTTGCCATATGGTTTTTTCTTGCAATCGAAGGCTTAGCGAACGTCGCCGAAGAATCGAAAAACCCCCAGCGTAATATTTTACTCGGTTTCGGATCGACGTTAGGAACATTAGTTTTTCTTTGTATACTCGTTTTCGTCTCTTCCGTAGGAATCGGGGGATGGGAAGCGATCGTTTACCCTATGGCGGGAGGGAACACGTCGGATTCTCCTTTGCCACTGGCATTAAGAAAAGTTTATGCGGAAGAAAGCTGGGCCTTTCATCTATTGGTAACGATCGGCCTCTTCGGTTTAATCGCTTCCTTCCACGGAATTCTTTTAGCGGGAGGAAGGGCAACGCTTGAATTCGGGAGGGCCGGGTTTTTACCCAAGGCGGTTTCGCAAGTTCATTCGCGATTTCATACTCCGGCAAACTCCCTGATTTTGAATTCTTGTTTAGGAGTGATCTCCCTAATAACCGGAAAAACCTCGGAACTCATCGTCCTATCCGCGTTCGGAGCGGTAACGTTATATTCGGGATCGATGATTAGTTTTTTTCTTTTACGAAAATCTCAACCTCATAGAAAGCGTCCATTCGTCGTCCCGGGCGCTCCTTATGTGCCCGCGATCGCATTGCTCTTATCGTTTCTAGTGCTGCTAGTAATGGTTTGGCAACATCCGGGGGTTTTTGTCGCCTTTGTATTAATTCTCGCTAGCGGAATATTCTGGGCTAGAAAAGTTCTATTCCTTTCTAAGGATGCGGGTTAGGATCGGTTCATGGGTTACAAAACCGTCTTAGGAACAAAGACATATCTTTTTCCGGATCTTAAAGACCTTCTCGCAAAGGCGAGCCCCTACCGCTCAGGGGACGAACTCGCGGGCTTGGCCGCGAATACGCAGGAGGAAAGGGTCGCCGCACAAATGGCCTTGGCGGATGTTTATTTATCAGATTTTTTGAATATAGAAATTATTCCTAGCGATATCGACGAGGTTACTCGACTGATTTTTGCCCGCCACGACGGAAAATCTTTTTCCAAAATATCGCATTTAACGGTGGGAGAATTCAGGAATTTTCTCCTGAAAGAAACGACGGATCCCCCATTGCTCGAGAGCCTCCGTTATGCGATTACTCCCGAAATGGCGGCGGCGGTGTCGAAGCTAATGTCCAATCAGGATTTGATTCTTGCGGCAAAGAAATGTAGAGTGGTCACGAAATTTCGAAATACGATAGGACTTCCCGGAAGATTATCCGTGCGTCTGCAACCGAATCATCCGACCGATGATCCAAAAGGAGTCGCAGCCAGTATTTTAGACGGACTGCTCCTCGGAAGCGGGGATGCCGTGATCGGAATCAATCCTGCGACGGATAATGTTCCGACGACGATTGCGTTACTGGAAATGTTGGATTCGATCATTCAAAAGTATGGCATTCCGACTCAGTCCTGCGTTTTGGCTCATTTGACCACGTCGATGGAAGCGATGAGACGAAACGCTCCTTTGGATCTCGTGTTTCAATCCATCGGCGGGAGCGAAACTTTAAATCGAAGCTTCGGGGTAAATTTGGAACTCATTCGCGAAGCTCAGGAAATGGCCTTGTTCTTAAAACGGGGAACGTTAGGCGACAATGTGATGTACTTCGAGACGGGTCAAGGGAGCGGCTTATCCGCCGGAGCTCATCACGGAGTCGATCAGCAGACTTTGGAAACGAGAGCGTATGCGGTCGCCAGGGAATTTTCTCCGTTATTAGTGAATACCGTCGTGGGGTTTATCGGTCCGGAATATTTATATAATGGAAAGCAGATTCTGAGGGCGGGGCTGGAAGATCACTTTTGCGGCAAACTATTGGGATTACCAATGGGGGTCGATGTCTGTTATACCAATCACGCGGATGCGGATCAGGACGATATGGATTCGCTATTAACGCTGTTGGGAGTCGCGGGATGCAATTATATCATGGGCGTTCCGGGTGCCGACGACGTTATGCTATCCTATCAAAGCACATCGTTTCACGACGCGCTTTATCTGCGACAGGTGCTCGGGTTGAAACCGTCGCCTGAATTCGAGTCATGGCTTTTGGGCAACGGAATTTTTTCTTCGGAAACCGGGCTACTTCCGCTGGAAGAAAGTGGGTTCAAATTATTAGACGAGCTATTAACCGGGAAGAATTGACTTATGCCTGCTTTGGAAGACTGGAAGAAAATGACCTCCGCAAGAATCGGCTTATCAAGATCGGGAGGATCGCTTTCCACGAAAGAGCTTCTTCGATTTAGATTGGATCATGCAAGGGCAAGGGACGCCGTTTTACTCGAGCCCAAGTTCGGAGAATTATTAATCGAACTCGATCGTATCGGAAAGAAATACGAAATCGAGGCGGTCCCGGCGGACAGTCGCGCAAAAGATCGAGGAGAATATTTGCTACGTCCTGATTTAGGCAGAAGCTTATCGGAGCCCTCGCAGGGTGAACTCCAAGGTAGAAAAGGATCGTACGACCTGGTTCTTGTTTGTGCGGACGGATTATCGGCTAAAGCTATCGATTCAAATCTTCTACCATTTTTGGATTCTCTATTACCTAAACTGAAAGATTGGAAACTCGGCCCCCTGGTGCTCACTCGCCTGGCTAGGGTCGCAATCGGAGATGAAATCGGACAATGTCTCGGTGCAAAAGCGGTAGTCGTTATCATCGGCGAAAGGCCGGGACTCTCTTCGGCGGATAGCCTTGGCGTATATTTAACCTACGACCCGAAAGTGGGTAAAACGGATGAGAGTCGTAATTGTATCTCTAATATACGTCCGGGAGGTTTAGACTTCGAAGCCGCCTCGGTTAAAACCTCTTATTTGTTGGAAGAAGCATTAAAAAGAAAGCTTTCCGGAGTGGAGTTAAAGGATGAAATGTCACCTTCCTTTTTTGTCAAGGGAGAGACGAAGCAACTTGACTAAAATGAAAAATTCGGCTTTTGTTAGCGAATCTCCTCCAAATCGGCATCGTATCAAGAAAGCGAGTTCCTCCGGATTAGTTTCGAACCGAAGATTTCACGTTAGGAACCACCGGTTTTCAATCCTAAATTCGATTTCCGCTTGATGGAGATCCCAGTTTAGGATATAATCGGCCTGTCGCTTTTCGGCCCTATCCGTCAGGTGGCGAACGTGGAATCTAAGCGAACTCAAGAAAGGATGCGAACAATGTATAAATCGAATATAGAATATATCATCTCTTTAACGAACCGAAACGAGCCTATTCCGGGAATACTATCCTTGATTTGCGACACTGTGGACTCCATGAAAACGGACGTTACGAATCTCGATGTGGACGATGAGCAAAGAAAAATCTTTAAATCCGCGATAAAGGATCTGGTTTCCGGCCTAATTAAGTTGGATGGATTCGCCGCTAATTTAAAGGAAACGGTTCACTAAATCGAACTAGCTCGGCGTGCCCGGTTCGAAAGTTTAAAGTAAAATAAACTTTCGGTTTTCTCCGTTTCCGGTTCGGTCTAATAGCAAATGTCCGGATATAGAATCGGTTTAACGGTTTCCGTTTTTACTTATATCGTTTGCATATTTTTTTCTGCGGAAGTTCTTGCGGAAAGTTCCGAATATCGAGGAGCTCATTCCTATCTAGAAGTAAGGGCAGTATCAAAATCCGACGACTTTCTGCGCTTGGCACTTTACATAAAAGCGGAGCCAGGTTGGCACGTTTATTGGAAAAATCCCGGCGATTCGGGAACCTCCCTACGAACGGATTGGAAATCGAGTCCGCCGGGCGTCGCCGCAGATTGGGAATGGCCGCTTCCGGAGCGAATCGAGTTGGGGGACTCGGTTAATTTCGGGTATGAGAAGCCGACAGTTCTTTTTTCGGACTATAAAATTCAAAAGCCTCTCGGATCGGATGAATCGTTTCACATCGAAGCGAAATTGCATTGGCTCGTATGTAAAGAAGAATGCGTTCCCGAATCGACAACTTTAATCATTCATAAAATAGAAAAATTTCCTCCCGGATCCGAAAAATATTCCGCCTACGAAAGAAGCCTGAAAGAATTACCGCAAACTCCGGAGACAGGATTGACGATCTCTTTCAGAAAAAAGAAAGATAGTTTCCTGTTTCGGATAAAAGGGAACGATCTCCCGGAGAAATTCGATTTTTTCCCGGAGGATCCCGAGATAGTTTCGAATCAAAAAATACGAACTTTAGAATATTCAAAAAATTTGATCGAATTCGAAATTCCGAGATCCGAATATATTTCGGGAGATCCGGATTCTATCCGCGGGGTTTTGACCCTTGGCTCTAAAATTTATTCGATCCGGGTAAATGAATCTAAAGTAGGTTATTTACTCGAAGCGATATTTTTTGCATTCCTTGGCGGAATTCTCTTAAATTTAATGCCTTGCGTTTTTCCGGTTTTGTTTTTGAAGGCTTTCTCGATTTCCCAAGCTTCGAATAAACGAACTCAGCGAATCGAGTCCATATTCTACTTCGGCGGTGTGCTTTCCTTTTTTTGGATTTTGTTTTTCGGATTCGAAATCCTTCGATCCGGAGGAGAAAGTTTGGGCTGGGGATACCAACTCCAGAATCCATTCTTCGTTTTTTTTCTTATCCTCGTCTTCGTGTTTCTAGGATTACAAATGTTAGGCGCTTTCGATTTTGCCGTCGGTTTAAGCGGTCCTCTCGTAAGATTAGCGGATCAAAAGGGGAAGGTTGGTGCATTTTTTTCGGGAGCTTTAACCGTCCTTGTCGCCACTCCGTGTACGGCTCCTCTCATGGGCTCGGCATTGGTATACGCTTTCTCCGAGAATATTTTAAACGGCCTATTCGTGTTTACGTCCATGGCTGTCGGTATGTCCTTGCCGCTACTCGTATTTCAGAACAGTAGCAGGCTAACGAAACTTTTACCCAAGCCGGGAGCGTGGATGCGGACATTTAAGGAGTTTCTCGCATTCCCGTTATTGATGACTGCAATTTGGTTGTTCTGGGTTTTTAACGGCATCACGAATCGAAACGATGCAAGTTTAGCGCTTCTTATAATTTTATTATTATTTTTTTTCGTATGGATAAATAAAATTGCCGCTTCTAAAATAATTAAGAAAGCCGTCCTGGGGTTGACGATCCTAACCGTTTTATCAAGCGTGTACGTTTTTCGGAACAGGGCTATAACGATTCCTACTTTAGAATCCGGGCACCGCGAAATTTCGAGGGAGGAATATTCCAAGGAAAGATTAGCATTTCATTTAAAGGAAGGGCATAGTGTCTTTCTATATTTTACGGCTGATTGGTGCATCACCTGTAAGTTTAATGAAAGAACGGTCTTGTCCACCGACACGGTCTTAAACGAGTTCCTGACTAAGGAGATCGTAGTTTTAAAGGGAGACTGGACAAGCGAAGATCCGAAAATCTCGGCAGCTTTGGAATCGTATGGAAGAAATAGCGTTCCTTTTTACGTTTATTATCCGAAGGGCAAAAAGGAGAACCCCCGTTTCCTACCTACGATGTTGACGACCGGACTGTTGCTCGAGGCCCTTCGATAAGGAGTTAGCCGGCGTAAGTCTCTACGCTATTCATGAATCATCTCCGATAAATCGGTTTGATTCGATAAGCGACTCTTAGCTTCGGCGTTTCTTTTTTTTTAAATTCGAAATTCAAGTAGTTGTCTTTTTTGGCGGAGAATCTTTCTTCTTATAAATCCTGAGAAACTTTTTAAGATAATTAAGAGGAATTGAATGCAAAATAAATTTGCGAATAAAACGGTCGCTATCGCTTCGATCAGCGGGGCTTTATTTTTGTTTATCGGAACCTATTTGCATCCGATGGACGCGGACCCGAATGATGCTCTAGCCGCATTTACCGAATATGCGGACGATCACCATTGGGTGGCTAGCCATTTAGTCCAACTTTTAGGCGTGATATTTATGGTATCTTCTTTGCTAGTTTTAGGCACTTTGTTTTCCAACCCTTCCGCAATCGTTTTAGGAAAGATCGGAACGGGCTGGGCAATATCCGTACTGGCTCTTGCCGGCGCCTTACAAGCAGTGGACGGAATCGCACTGAAGGCAATGGTAAACGTTTGGGCGTCGGCACAGCCGCCGGCGCAGAGTAGCTTATTTCATGCAACGTTAGGCGTAAGGCAAATCGA encodes:
- a CDS encoding amino acid permease; the protein is MGQWIEFLFAPPAIAAAIGAYFSFFLPGVSPTPIAIGIYIIFTILNICGVKAAASFELGITIFAVGELLLFSALTLPHFSWEKFALNPLPNGWVGVPASLPFAIWFFLAIEGLANVAEESKNPQRNILLGFGSTLGTLVFLCILVFVSSVGIGGWEAIVYPMAGGNTSDSPLPLALRKVYAEESWAFHLLVTIGLFGLIASFHGILLAGGRATLEFGRAGFLPKAVSQVHSRFHTPANSLILNSCLGVISLITGKTSELIVLSAFGAVTLYSGSMISFFLLRKSQPHRKRPFVVPGAPYVPAIALLLSFLVLLVMVWQHPGVFVAFVLILASGIFWARKVLFLSKDAG
- a CDS encoding ethanolamine ammonia-lyase subunit EutB, encoding MGYKTVLGTKTYLFPDLKDLLAKASPYRSGDELAGLAANTQEERVAAQMALADVYLSDFLNIEIIPSDIDEVTRLIFARHDGKSFSKISHLTVGEFRNFLLKETTDPPLLESLRYAITPEMAAAVSKLMSNQDLILAAKKCRVVTKFRNTIGLPGRLSVRLQPNHPTDDPKGVAASILDGLLLGSGDAVIGINPATDNVPTTIALLEMLDSIIQKYGIPTQSCVLAHLTTSMEAMRRNAPLDLVFQSIGGSETLNRSFGVNLELIREAQEMALFLKRGTLGDNVMYFETGQGSGLSAGAHHGVDQQTLETRAYAVAREFSPLLVNTVVGFIGPEYLYNGKQILRAGLEDHFCGKLLGLPMGVDVCYTNHADADQDDMDSLLTLLGVAGCNYIMGVPGADDVMLSYQSTSFHDALYLRQVLGLKPSPEFESWLLGNGIFSSETGLLPLEESGFKLLDELLTGKN
- the eutC gene encoding ethanolamine ammonia-lyase subunit EutC, whose product is MPALEDWKKMTSARIGLSRSGGSLSTKELLRFRLDHARARDAVLLEPKFGELLIELDRIGKKYEIEAVPADSRAKDRGEYLLRPDLGRSLSEPSQGELQGRKGSYDLVLVCADGLSAKAIDSNLLPFLDSLLPKLKDWKLGPLVLTRLARVAIGDEIGQCLGAKAVVVIIGERPGLSSADSLGVYLTYDPKVGKTDESRNCISNIRPGGLDFEAASVKTSYLLEEALKRKLSGVELKDEMSPSFFVKGETKQLD
- a CDS encoding protein-disulfide reductase DsbD family protein: MSGYRIGLTVSVFTYIVCIFFSAEVLAESSEYRGAHSYLEVRAVSKSDDFLRLALYIKAEPGWHVYWKNPGDSGTSLRTDWKSSPPGVAADWEWPLPERIELGDSVNFGYEKPTVLFSDYKIQKPLGSDESFHIEAKLHWLVCKEECVPESTTLIIHKIEKFPPGSEKYSAYERSLKELPQTPETGLTISFRKKKDSFLFRIKGNDLPEKFDFFPEDPEIVSNQKIRTLEYSKNLIEFEIPRSEYISGDPDSIRGVLTLGSKIYSIRVNESKVGYLLEAIFFAFLGGILLNLMPCVFPVLFLKAFSISQASNKRTQRIESIFYFGGVLSFFWILFFGFEILRSGGESLGWGYQLQNPFFVFFLILVFVFLGLQMLGAFDFAVGLSGPLVRLADQKGKVGAFFSGALTVLVATPCTAPLMGSALVYAFSENILNGLFVFTSMAVGMSLPLLVFQNSSRLTKLLPKPGAWMRTFKEFLAFPLLMTAIWLFWVFNGITNRNDASLALLIILLLFFFVWINKIAASKIIKKAVLGLTILTVLSSVYVFRNRAITIPTLESGHREISREEYSKERLAFHLKEGHSVFLYFTADWCITCKFNERTVLSTDTVLNEFLTKEIVVLKGDWTSEDPKISAALESYGRNSVPFYVYYPKGKKENPRFLPTMLTTGLLLEALR